In Drosophila santomea strain STO CAGO 1482 chromosome 2L, Prin_Dsan_1.1, whole genome shotgun sequence, a single window of DNA contains:
- the LOC120458047 gene encoding replication factor C subunit 5: protein MSETSGPAVRMPWVEKYRPSGLDDLISHEEIISTITRFISRKQLPHLLFYGPPGTGKTSTILACARQLYSPQQFKSMVLELNASDDRGIGIVRGQILNFASTRTIFCDTFKLIILDEADAMTNDAQNALRRIIEKYTDNVRFCVICNYLSKIIPALQSRCTRFRFAPLSQDQMMPRLEKIIEAEAVQITDDGKRALLTLAKGDMRKVLNVLQSTVMAFDTVNEDNVYMCVGYPLRQDIEQILKALLSGNSLEDSFKTVESAKYARGLALEDIITELHLFVMRLELPMSVMNKLIVKLAQIEERLAKGCTEVAQTAALVAAFFICRDMVSMEK, encoded by the exons ATGTCGGAGACTAGTGGACCCGCAGTGCGCATGCCTTG GGTGGAGAAGTACAGACCAAGCGGACTGGACGATTTGATATCTCACGAGGAAATAATATCAACGA TAACACGCTTTATAAGCCGCAAGCAACTGCCCCATTTGCTGTTTTACGGACCACCTGGCACGGGAAAAACAAGCACAATCCTGGCATGCGCTCGCCAACTGTATTCTCCTCAGCAGTTCAAGTCCATGGTTCTGGAGTTGAATGCCTCGGATGACCGAGGAATTGGGATTGTGCGCGGCCAAATCCTTAACTTCGCGTCCACACGCACCATTTTCTGCGACACCTTCAAATTGATCATTTTGGACGAGGCGGATGCCATGACCAACGATGCCCAGAATGCCCTGCGCCGCATCATTGAGAAATATACAGACAACGTGCGGTTCTGTGTGATTTGCAATTATTTGAGCAAAATCATTCCGGCCCTGCAGTCGCGTTGCACTCGTTTCCGGTTCGCTCCATTATCCCAGGATCAGATGATGCCCCGACTTGAAAAAATCATTGAGGCCGAAGC CGTTCAGATAACTGACGACGGAAAGCGGGCACTACTAACTCTTGCCAAAGGTGATATGAGAAAAGTCTTGAACGTCCTGCAGAGTACCGTGATGGCATTTGATACGGTCAACGAGGACAACGTCTACATGTGCGTGGGCTATCCGTTGAGGCAGGATATCGAACAGATATTAAAGGCCTTGCTATCTGGCAATAGCTTGGAGGACTCCTTTAAAA CTGTCGAAAGTGCCAAGTACGCTAGAGGTCTCGCTTTGGAGGACATTATAACAGaattgcatttgtttgttATGAGAC TTGAGCTGCCCATGTCAGTCATGAATAAGCTTATTGTAAAGCTAGCACAGATCGAAGAAAGATTGGCCAAAGGATGTACAGAAGTTGCTCAAACGGCAGCATTAGTGGCGGCGTTCTTTATTTGCCGGGATATGGTTTCAAT